In Corylus avellana chromosome ca2, CavTom2PMs-1.0, the following proteins share a genomic window:
- the LOC132173068 gene encoding F-box/kelch-repeat protein At3g23880-like has protein sequence MAKELPEDLVTEILLCLPVASVLRCKCVCKSWYALITHQKFVAKHILHNKKNSNTLLLVKMRDEITKNDVVSTLSYETLQVLHSQPLPPPFIVLGSCNGLVCLHDDYALRVVLWNPATKETKVVPKSNLPRFVPDGHQLGIDGIGFGFDAKTNDYKIINLLTLYDPYSRGKMAQSEVYSLSADSWRKVDTPPFSISPVYSYVRGMNIYTNGMASLEAYGDYRGNLLSFDMSNEVFLETPMPNDVRLNLFSDWTEIFVLNESIALVFPDWDKGMSEICYDIWLLLEVGVKDSWTKLFSIGPFTDFKQPQPLGFWKNDAVLFEILDGQMVLYDPSTKEMTNLPIHGETYSLQVVTYMETLVSFNGRK, from the coding sequence ATGGCCAAGGAATTGCCTGAAGATTTGGTGACAGAGATTTTGCTGTGTCTTCCGGTCGCCTCTGTATTGCGATGCAAATGCGTCTGCAAATCCTGGTACGCTCTCATTACTCATCAAAAATTCGTAGCAAAACACATCCTACACAACAAGAAGAACAGCAACACCCTCCTCCTCGTTAAAATGCGCGATGAAATCACCAAAAATGATGTTGTATCGACGCTTTCTTATGAAACGCTCCAAGTATTACATTCTCAACCTCTACCTCCCCCGTTTATTGTCTTGGGTTCTTGCAATGGTCTTGTTTGTCTCCACGATGACTATGCATTGCGTGTTGTTTTATGGAACCCTGCAACTAAAGAAACAAAGGTTGTCCCCAAATCAAACCTACCCCGCTTCGTCCCCGATGGCCATCAACTCGGCATTGATGGAATCGGATTTGGTTTTGATGCGAAAACTAATGACTACAAGATAATCAATCTTCTTACTCTCTATGACCCTTACTCAAGGGGAAAGATGGCCCAAAGTGAGGTATATAGCTTAAGTGCCGATTCTTGGAGAAAAGTTGATACTCCCCCGTTTTCTATATCTCCTGTTTATAGTTATGTTAGAGGTATGAATATATACACCAATGGGATGGCTTCTTTGGAAGCATATGGTGATTATAGGGGGAATCTTTTGTCATTTGACATGAGCAACGAGGTATTCCTAGAAACACCGATGCCAAATGATGTTCGGTTGAATCTATTTTCAGATTGGACAGAGATTTTCGTGTTGAATGAATCGATCGCTCTGGTATTTCCTGACTGGGATAAAGGAATGTCGGAGATTTGCTATGATATATGGTTGTTACTTGAAGTTGGTGTTAAGGACTCATGGACTAAGCTTTTCAGTATTGGACCGTTTACAGATTTTAAACAACCCCAACCTTTAGGATTTTGGAAGAATGATGCCGTGCTCTTTGAAATTCTTGACGGACAGATGGTCTTGTATGACCCCTCGACCAAAGAAATGACTAATCTCCCAATTCATGGAGAAACATACTCGTTGCAAGTGGTTACTTACATGGAGACCCTAGTTTCTTTTAATGGGaggaaatga
- the LOC132173070 gene encoding E3 ubiquitin-protein ligase AIRP2-like isoform X1, which yields MYVASSMRKSFKDSLKVLEADIQHANTLCSASDLPGDYDGACLQMRMSYSPAAHLFLFLVQWTDCHLAGALGLLRILIYKVYVDGTTTMSTHERKASIREFYAVIYPSLLQLERGVTDTEDKKQKAVCMERYRRRDDDEHRHCLDVDNEREEECGICMELNSKIVLPNCNHAMCLKCYREWRTRSQSCPFCRDSLKRVNSGDLWVFTDGKDIVDMATVMRENLRRLFMYIDKLPLIVPDTLFDTYDSHLR from the exons ATGTACGTTGCTTCTTCCATGAGAAAGTCGTTCAAGGACTCTCTCAAAGTGCTTGAAGCTGATATTCAGCACGCTAATACTCT ATGCAGTGCGTCAGATTTACCAGGGGATTATGATGGTGCCTGCCTTCAGATGAGAATGTCATATAGTCCAGCAGCACACCTGTTCCTCTTTCTGGTCCAGTGGACAGACTGCCACCTTGCAGGAGCCCTTGGACTGTTGAGAATCCTAATTTACAAG GTTTATGTGGATGGCACGACCACCATGTCTACCCATGAGAGAAAAGCAAGTATAAGAGAGTTCTATG CGGTTATTTATCCCTCTTTACTTCAACTTGAAAGAGGTGTTACCGATACGGAAGATAAAAAGCAGAAGGCAGTATGCATGGAGAGGTACCGAAGAAGAGATGACGATGAACATAGACATTGTTTGGATGTGGACAATGAAAGGGAGGAAGAATGTGGAATATGCATGGAACTGAATAGTAAGATTGTATTGCCCAACTGCAACCATGCCATGTGCTTGAAATGTTACCGCGAATG GCGAACAAGATCGCAGTCGTGCCCCTTTTGTCGTGACAGTCTTAAGAGAGTGAACTCCGGCGACCTTTGGGTATTCACTGACGGCAAGGACATAGTTGACATGGCTACAGTGATGAGGGAGAATCTTAGAAGGCTCTTCATGTATATAGATAAGTTACCTTTGATTGTTCCCGATACCCTTTTTGATACTTACGATTCTCACCTAAGGTGA
- the LOC132173070 gene encoding E3 ubiquitin-protein ligase AIRP2-like isoform X2 produces the protein MYVASSMRKSFKDSLKVLEADIQHANTLASDLPGDYDGACLQMRMSYSPAAHLFLFLVQWTDCHLAGALGLLRILIYKVYVDGTTTMSTHERKASIREFYAVIYPSLLQLERGVTDTEDKKQKAVCMERYRRRDDDEHRHCLDVDNEREEECGICMELNSKIVLPNCNHAMCLKCYREWRTRSQSCPFCRDSLKRVNSGDLWVFTDGKDIVDMATVMRENLRRLFMYIDKLPLIVPDTLFDTYDSHLR, from the exons ATGTACGTTGCTTCTTCCATGAGAAAGTCGTTCAAGGACTCTCTCAAAGTGCTTGAAGCTGATATTCAGCACGCTAATACTCT TGCGTCAGATTTACCAGGGGATTATGATGGTGCCTGCCTTCAGATGAGAATGTCATATAGTCCAGCAGCACACCTGTTCCTCTTTCTGGTCCAGTGGACAGACTGCCACCTTGCAGGAGCCCTTGGACTGTTGAGAATCCTAATTTACAAG GTTTATGTGGATGGCACGACCACCATGTCTACCCATGAGAGAAAAGCAAGTATAAGAGAGTTCTATG CGGTTATTTATCCCTCTTTACTTCAACTTGAAAGAGGTGTTACCGATACGGAAGATAAAAAGCAGAAGGCAGTATGCATGGAGAGGTACCGAAGAAGAGATGACGATGAACATAGACATTGTTTGGATGTGGACAATGAAAGGGAGGAAGAATGTGGAATATGCATGGAACTGAATAGTAAGATTGTATTGCCCAACTGCAACCATGCCATGTGCTTGAAATGTTACCGCGAATG GCGAACAAGATCGCAGTCGTGCCCCTTTTGTCGTGACAGTCTTAAGAGAGTGAACTCCGGCGACCTTTGGGTATTCACTGACGGCAAGGACATAGTTGACATGGCTACAGTGATGAGGGAGAATCTTAGAAGGCTCTTCATGTATATAGATAAGTTACCTTTGATTGTTCCCGATACCCTTTTTGATACTTACGATTCTCACCTAAGGTGA
- the LOC132170731 gene encoding sphingolipid delta(4)-desaturase DES1-like, producing the protein MGRGEEAEEGVMATDFFWSYTDEPHASRRRQILSQYPQIKNLFGPDPWAFLKVALAVFLQLWTATLLQNAGWLKILATAYFFGSFLNHNLFLAIHELSHNLAFSTPVYNRWLGIFANLPIGVPMSVTFQKYHLEHHRFQGVDGIDMDVPSHAEALVVTNIVTKSIWVILQLFFYALRPLFLKPKPPGCWEFINLFVQITLDAAMVYFWGWKSFAYLILSTFLGGGMHPMAGHFISEHYVFKPEQETYSYYGPLNLMTWSVGYHNEHHDFPRIPGSKLHQVKEIAPEYYEGLESYQSWSQVIYMYIMDRTVGPFSRMKRKAKKSE; encoded by the exons atgggGAGAGGGGAAGAAGCGGAGGAAGGAGTAATGGCCACAGACTTCTTCTGGTCCTACACGGACGAGCCCCACGCCAGCAGGCGCCGCCAGATTCTCTCTCAGTACCCTCAGATCAAGAACCTCTTTGGCCCCGACCCCTGGGCTTTCCTCAAG GTAGCTTTGGCGGTTTTTCTTCAACTATGGACTGCCACCTTGCTCCAAAATGCTGGTTGGCTGAAGATACTAGCAACAGCCTACTTCTTTGGCTCTTTTCTCAACCACAACCTATTCTTAGCCATCCACGAGCTCAGCCACAATCTTGCCTTCTCGACTCCAGTCTACAACCGTTGGCTTGGGATTTTCGCTAACCTCCCAATTGGTGTACCCATGTCTGTCACCTTTCAAAAATATCACCTTGAGCATCACCGTTTCCAAGGAGTAGATGGCATTGATATGGACGTTCCAAGCCATGCTGAAGCCCTTGTTGTGACAAATATTGTTACCAAAAGCATATGGGTCATATTGCAGCTCTTCTTCTATGCGCTGCGGCCTCTATTTCTGAAACCAAAACCTCCTGGTTGTTGGGAGTTCATCAACTTATTTGTTCAGATAACCCTTGATGCAGCCATGGTTTACTTTTGGGGCTGGAAATCTTTTGCCTATTTGATCCTTTCTACATTCCTTGGGGGTGGTATGCACCCAATGGCTGGTCACTTCATTTCGGAACATTATGTGTTCAAGCCTGAACAGGAGACATATTCTTACTATGGCCCCCTGAATCTTATGACATGGAGTGTTGGGTACCACAACGAGCACCATGATTTCCCGAGAATTCCTGGGAGCAAGCTCCACCAGGTAAAGGAGATTGCGCCAGAGTATTATGAGGGTTTAGAGTCATATCAATCTTGGAGCCAGGTTATTTACATGTACATTATGGACAGAACAGTTGGGCCATTTAGCAGAATGAAGAGAAAGGCCAAGAAATCTGAATAG